One genomic segment of Gammaproteobacteria bacterium includes these proteins:
- a CDS encoding thermonuclease family protein: MKPRQLALLLLCFVLPGATLADECALRHSDATAIIATIYDGDTVRLADGRVVRFIGVNAPEVRHEEAPAEPYADEAAGALRAIMPPGTRVMLAYDAERHDHYQRLLAHVFLPDGTNLQSWLLRQGYGQLLTISPNLAYLPCYQSAEYEARRARRGLWALPYYQPVEAEKLTAKLTGFRAVRGVIRNIRHRDGITWLALGDKFSLKIYDRDRQYFIGVDINRWRNRAVVARGYVVAVHGRFRMQIHHPASLEF; this comes from the coding sequence GTGAAGCCAAGACAACTCGCCTTGCTTTTGCTTTGCTTTGTATTGCCCGGCGCCACCCTGGCGGATGAGTGCGCGCTCCGGCACTCGGATGCCACCGCCATCATTGCGACGATTTACGATGGCGATACGGTGCGATTGGCGGACGGCCGGGTGGTGCGATTCATCGGCGTGAACGCGCCGGAAGTCCGCCACGAGGAGGCGCCGGCGGAACCCTATGCCGACGAAGCCGCCGGGGCGTTGCGCGCCATAATGCCGCCGGGCACGCGGGTGATGCTGGCCTACGATGCCGAGCGGCATGATCACTATCAGCGGCTGCTGGCGCATGTCTTTCTCCCGGACGGCACCAACCTGCAGTCCTGGCTGCTGCGTCAGGGCTACGGCCAACTACTGACGATCTCACCTAATCTCGCCTACTTGCCCTGTTATCAATCCGCCGAATATGAAGCGCGACGTGCACGCCGCGGACTGTGGGCGCTGCCGTACTATCAACCGGTGGAGGCTGAAAAACTGACCGCGAAACTCACCGGCTTCAGGGCGGTGCGGGGCGTGATCCGGAATATTCGCCATCGTGACGGCATCACCTGGCTCGCGCTCGGCGATAAATTTTCCCTCAAGATTTACGATCGCGACCGGCAATACTTTATCGGTGTGGACATCAACCGCTGGCGCAATCGCGCGGTCGTCGCACGGGGCTATGTCGTCGCGGTGCACGGGCGATTCAGGATGCAGATCCATCATCCAGCCAGCTTGGAGTTTTAA
- a CDS encoding thiol:disulfide interchange protein DsbA/DsbL encodes MKLSFAVLSALLLAWLVDTQLLSAKEAGETPIHETITLTQGGNYRVIAAPQPTQTGDKIEVLEIFWYGCPHCYAFEPYINQWLKTKPADVEFRRLPAVFGDKWAPGARVYYTAQTLHVLDKVHPAFFHALHEEHHKFESADDYAPLFVQAGVNEDDFSKVFNSSETLEKVKQAALQGQAYGIEGVPSVIVNGKYLTAGAMAGSYEAMIQVINGLIDLSRHEKAATASTAK; translated from the coding sequence ATGAAACTGTCGTTCGCCGTTTTGTCCGCACTGCTCCTGGCATGGCTGGTGGATACGCAACTACTATCCGCAAAAGAGGCCGGAGAAACGCCGATCCACGAAACCATCACGCTCACGCAGGGCGGGAATTACCGGGTAATCGCGGCGCCCCAGCCCACCCAGACCGGCGACAAGATCGAGGTGTTGGAGATCTTCTGGTACGGCTGCCCGCATTGCTATGCCTTCGAGCCCTATATCAATCAGTGGCTGAAGACCAAGCCCGCCGATGTGGAATTCCGCCGCCTGCCCGCCGTGTTCGGCGACAAGTGGGCGCCGGGCGCCCGCGTTTACTACACCGCGCAGACCCTCCATGTGCTCGACAAGGTGCATCCGGCGTTTTTCCACGCCTTGCACGAAGAACATCACAAATTCGAAAGCGCCGACGACTACGCCCCCTTGTTCGTACAGGCGGGCGTGAACGAGGATGATTTCTCCAAGGTCTTCAATTCCAGCGAGACGCTGGAGAAGGTGAAGCAGGCAGCGTTGCAGGGGCAGGCCTACGGCATCGAAGGCGTGCCCAGCGTGATCGTCAACGGCAAGTATCTCACCGCCGGCGCCATGGCGGGCAGTTACGAGGCGATGATCCAGGTCATCAATGGTCTGATTGATCTGTCGCGTCACGAGAAGGCCGCGACGGCGTCCACGGCTAAATGA
- the kdpF gene encoding K(+)-transporting ATPase subunit F: MTSIYALSGVIALLLFIYLVIVLLYPESFS; encoded by the coding sequence ATGACCTCGATTTATGCCTTGAGCGGCGTCATCGCCCTGCTGCTTTTCATTTATCTGGTCATCGTCCTGCTTTATCCGGAGTCATTCTCGTGA
- the kdpA gene encoding potassium-transporting ATPase subunit KdpA: protein MTASTVLQFVLYVAVLLACVKPLGAYMARVFEGKSRVTRWGGPFERCIYRLCGVNAGREMTWTQYTVAVLVFNLLGFLAVYALQRLQGMLPLNPAAMGAVSPDSSFNTAVSFATNTNWQGYGGETTMSYLTQMLGLAVQNFLSAATGIVVLIALIRGFARHTAPYIGNFWVDLTRCTLYILLPLSLVLALALVSQGMLQNFDAYKTVALTEPVSYEQPKNDAAGQPVKDAKGNPVTETVTVKEQTLPMGPVASQIAIKQLGTNGGGYFNVNSAHPYENPTPLSNFLEMEAILLIAAALCYTFGQMVGDTRQGWAVLAAMLVIFVFMTGVVTYYEQQGNPALTALGADQGASVLQAGGNMEGKETRFGIANSALWAAATTSASNGSVNSMHDSYTPLGGLVPMLNMQFGEVVFGGVGSGLYGMLMLAIIAVFVAGLMIGRTPEYLGKKLEAYEMKMASIAILITPFLVLVGTAIAVLAAQGRAGIANPGAHGFSEILYAFSSAANNNGSAFAGLGANTPFYNLWLGVAMWFGRYWIIVPVLAIAGSMAAKKRIPAGVGTLPTHGPLFVALLIGTVFLVAALTFVPALALGPIVEHLMMMGAH from the coding sequence GTGACCGCCTCCACCGTTCTCCAATTCGTCCTGTACGTCGCCGTGCTGCTGGCCTGCGTGAAGCCGCTCGGCGCCTATATGGCGCGGGTGTTCGAAGGCAAATCGCGCGTCACGCGATGGGGCGGACCCTTCGAGCGCTGCATCTATCGCCTCTGCGGCGTCAACGCCGGCAGGGAGATGACCTGGACGCAATACACCGTGGCGGTGCTCGTTTTCAATTTGCTCGGCTTCCTCGCCGTCTATGCGCTGCAGCGCCTGCAAGGGATGCTGCCGCTCAACCCGGCGGCGATGGGCGCGGTCAGCCCGGATTCGTCTTTCAACACCGCGGTCAGCTTCGCCACCAATACCAATTGGCAGGGTTACGGCGGCGAGACGACCATGAGTTATCTCACGCAGATGCTGGGCCTGGCGGTGCAGAATTTCCTCTCCGCGGCGACCGGCATCGTTGTTCTCATCGCCCTCATCCGCGGTTTCGCGCGGCATACGGCGCCGTACATCGGCAATTTTTGGGTCGATCTCACCCGCTGCACGCTCTACATCCTGCTGCCGCTGTCGCTCGTGCTGGCGCTGGCACTGGTCAGCCAGGGCATGCTGCAGAATTTCGACGCCTATAAAACCGTCGCGCTGACCGAGCCGGTAAGCTACGAACAGCCGAAAAACGACGCGGCCGGCCAGCCGGTCAAGGATGCCAAGGGCAACCCGGTCACGGAGACGGTCACCGTCAAGGAACAGACCCTGCCCATGGGGCCGGTCGCCTCGCAGATCGCCATCAAGCAACTCGGCACCAACGGCGGCGGCTATTTCAACGTCAACTCGGCGCATCCCTATGAGAACCCGACGCCGCTCTCCAATTTCCTGGAGATGGAGGCCATCCTGCTCATTGCCGCGGCGCTGTGCTACACCTTCGGTCAGATGGTCGGCGATACGCGCCAGGGTTGGGCGGTCCTCGCGGCGATGCTGGTGATCTTCGTCTTCATGACCGGTGTCGTGACCTACTACGAGCAGCAGGGCAACCCGGCGCTCACCGCCCTCGGTGCCGATCAGGGCGCCAGTGTGCTGCAGGCCGGCGGCAACATGGAAGGCAAGGAGACGCGCTTCGGCATCGCCAACTCGGCACTGTGGGCCGCGGCGACCACGTCCGCCTCAAACGGCTCGGTGAACTCCATGCACGACTCCTACACCCCGCTCGGCGGTCTGGTGCCGATGTTGAACATGCAGTTCGGCGAGGTCGTGTTCGGCGGGGTCGGCTCCGGACTTTACGGCATGCTGATGCTCGCCATCATCGCCGTGTTCGTCGCCGGGCTCATGATCGGCCGCACGCCGGAGTACCTGGGCAAGAAGCTCGAGGCCTACGAGATGAAGATGGCCTCGATAGCGATCCTGATCACCCCTTTCTTGGTGCTGGTCGGGACCGCCATCGCCGTGCTCGCCGCGCAGGGGCGGGCCGGTATTGCCAACCCGGGAGCGCATGGCTTCAGCGAAATCCTGTATGCCTTCTCCTCGGCCGCCAACAACAACGGCAGCGCCTTCGCCGGCCTCGGCGCCAATACGCCCTTCTACAACCTGTGGCTGGGCGTGGCCATGTGGTTCGGCCGCTACTGGATCATCGTGCCGGTGCTCGCCATCGCCGGTTCGATGGCCGCCAAGAAGCGCATCCCCGCGGGCGTCGGCACGCTGCCGACCCACGGCCCGCTGTTTGTCGCGCTGCTCATCGGCACCGTGTTTCTGGTGGCCGCCCTGACCTTTGTCCCGGCGCTGGCGCTGGGGCCGATCGTTGAACACCTGATGATGATGGGCGCGCACTGA
- the ccsB gene encoding c-type cytochrome biogenesis protein CcsB translates to MSVTPLVMETLPVAETGTGVSDHRGYYGLFVTILWSACAWTLANYGRDMDGYEITILLGVTAVLTWLTRHYAPLRTLLLAVAAASGAAVILYQHDLTHAETRPALKYFLSSAAATMWMCVLFGMATLTYALHWLRRSPFVGQMATGLAWSAAGAGLTAMMVRWRESYLIAADIGHIPISNLYEVFVLFCLVTALVYLYYEREYQTRSLGVFVMTIISAAIGFLLWYTSARGADVIQPLVPALNSYWMKIHVPANFIGYGCFSIAAMISVAYLLRERGGAFFAARLPPAAILDELLYKIIALGFAFFTLATILGALWAAEAWGGYWSWDPKETWALIVWLNYAAWLHLRIARGWEGRVMAWWALVGLVVTTFAFLGVNMFLSGLHSYGQL, encoded by the coding sequence ATGTCAGTCACCCCCTTAGTCATGGAAACATTGCCGGTGGCGGAGACCGGAACTGGCGTGTCTGATCACCGCGGTTATTACGGGTTGTTTGTCACCATCCTGTGGTCCGCGTGCGCATGGACGCTGGCAAACTACGGTCGGGACATGGACGGCTATGAGATTACCATTCTTCTCGGCGTGACAGCGGTATTGACCTGGCTCACGCGTCATTACGCACCGTTGCGCACCCTGTTGCTGGCGGTGGCCGCCGCCAGCGGCGCCGCGGTCATACTCTACCAGCACGATTTGACACACGCCGAAACGCGCCCCGCCTTGAAGTATTTTCTCTCCAGTGCCGCGGCCACGATGTGGATGTGCGTGCTGTTCGGCATGGCCACGCTGACCTATGCTTTGCACTGGCTGCGGCGTTCGCCGTTTGTCGGTCAGATGGCCACCGGCCTGGCCTGGAGCGCTGCCGGGGCGGGACTGACCGCGATGATGGTGCGCTGGCGCGAGTCGTATCTGATCGCCGCCGACATCGGTCACATCCCCATCAGCAACCTCTATGAGGTCTTCGTGCTCTTCTGCCTCGTCACCGCGCTGGTTTATCTGTACTACGAGCGCGAGTACCAAACCCGCAGCCTCGGCGTGTTTGTGATGACCATCATCTCGGCGGCGATCGGATTTCTGTTGTGGTATACCTCTGCACGCGGCGCGGATGTCATCCAACCGCTGGTGCCCGCGTTGAACAGCTATTGGATGAAGATCCATGTGCCGGCCAATTTCATCGGTTATGGTTGTTTTTCCATCGCCGCCATGATCAGTGTGGCGTATCTGCTGCGTGAGCGGGGCGGGGCGTTCTTCGCCGCGCGCCTGCCACCGGCCGCGATCCTCGACGAATTGCTCTACAAGATTATTGCGCTGGGCTTCGCCTTTTTCACGCTGGCGACCATCCTGGGCGCGTTGTGGGCGGCGGAGGCGTGGGGTGGCTACTGGTCGTGGGACCCGAAGGAGACCTGGGCCTTGATCGTCTGGCTGAATTACGCCGCCTGGCTGCACCTGCGCATCGCGCGCGGTTGGGAAGGGCGGGTGATGGCGTGGTGGGCGTTGGTCGGACTCGTGGTGACAACCTTTGCTTTTTTGGGGGTCAACATGTTCTTATCCGGATTGCATTCGTATGGTCAACTTTAA
- a CDS encoding cytochrome c biogenesis protein ResB — protein sequence MNLAITLLVGVAMASVIGTVLKQNQPYPDYLAKFGPFWFEVFRALGLYDVYTAAWFLFILAFLVTSVSVCLWRNAPLMVRAMHDYQEGRTRQQLERLKFRHEFVSSCETARAQDVMLQTLRRHGYRSRVRSIGPHHVLGGIKGWGNRLGYLCTHSAVVLICVGGLLDGNVPLKLGTLLGDLRIETRDLPVAEVPPQSRLPRDNPSFRASVLIPEGQRADAAYVNVADGYLLQPLPFVIALKKFRIEHYQTGQPKSFESDIKLSEPGWAAPRDYTIAVNHPLILDGYSLYQASFEDGGSRLQLRLHPWQSPQAEELETRVNATLTRQDGGQELRLEFTDFRRFNLNPAPGDSGARRAFIDYGPSFTYRLRRADGTAREYVNYMQPVTLQGRAYFLSGVRDSPAEEFRYLHIPADENGTPGRFLSLVQALYDDSRWNRAMPRILQDAAPTAARDATLQSNLEQATRRLLTLFRQGGLDAVLNFVNTVVPEPHRDAAGAAYIKLLQTALRAVYDDIHPPPAEPSSADSEKERELFLQDAFAALSALPLYGSPFYLSLSGYTEVLASGLQITRTPGKRVVYLGFGLLLCGVFLLFYVPYRRVWGWLEAQGDETRVLLAGASLRHEPDFRREFSRLALKVHRDMQARSPPGSATLAGAGGQRNDKS from the coding sequence ATGAATCTTGCCATCACGTTGCTGGTGGGCGTCGCCATGGCGTCGGTCATCGGAACGGTCCTCAAACAAAACCAGCCGTATCCGGATTATCTGGCCAAATTCGGCCCATTCTGGTTTGAGGTATTCCGGGCGCTGGGACTCTATGATGTCTACACCGCGGCATGGTTCTTGTTCATTCTGGCCTTTCTTGTGACCTCGGTCAGCGTCTGTCTGTGGCGCAATGCGCCGCTGATGGTGCGCGCCATGCATGACTATCAGGAAGGCCGCACCCGGCAGCAACTGGAACGGCTGAAATTCAGACATGAATTTGTCAGTTCCTGCGAAACCGCGCGCGCGCAGGACGTGATGTTGCAAACGTTGCGGCGCCATGGTTACCGCAGCAGAGTGCGTTCCATCGGGCCGCACCACGTGCTGGGGGGTATAAAAGGCTGGGGCAACCGGCTGGGCTATCTCTGCACGCATTCCGCGGTGGTGCTCATCTGCGTGGGCGGTCTGCTCGACGGCAATGTACCGCTGAAGCTGGGAACGCTTCTGGGCGACCTGCGCATCGAAACGCGCGATCTGCCGGTGGCGGAAGTCCCGCCGCAGAGCCGCCTGCCGCGGGACAATCCCTCGTTTCGCGCCAGCGTGCTGATCCCGGAGGGCCAGCGCGCGGACGCCGCCTACGTCAACGTCGCCGACGGCTATCTGCTGCAGCCGCTGCCGTTCGTGATCGCGCTGAAGAAATTCCGCATTGAGCATTATCAGACCGGCCAGCCCAAATCGTTCGAGAGCGACATCAAACTGAGCGAACCAGGCTGGGCGGCGCCGCGTGATTACACCATTGCCGTGAATCACCCACTCATCCTGGACGGCTACAGCCTGTATCAGGCAAGCTTCGAGGATGGCGGCTCCCGGCTGCAGTTGCGGTTGCATCCCTGGCAGTCACCGCAGGCGGAGGAACTGGAGACGCGGGTGAACGCGACGCTGACCCGCCAGGACGGGGGACAGGAACTGCGCCTGGAGTTCACCGACTTCCGCCGTTTCAATCTCAACCCGGCGCCGGGAGACAGTGGAGCGCGGCGTGCCTTCATCGATTACGGCCCCAGTTTCACCTACCGCCTGCGGCGTGCCGACGGCACCGCGAGGGAATACGTCAATTACATGCAGCCGGTGACCCTGCAGGGCCGCGCCTATTTCCTGAGTGGTGTGCGCGACTCGCCCGCCGAGGAATTTCGTTACCTGCACATCCCGGCGGATGAAAACGGCACGCCGGGTCGGTTTTTGTCGCTGGTGCAGGCGTTGTACGACGATTCCCGCTGGAATCGCGCGATGCCGCGCATCTTGCAGGATGCCGCGCCGACCGCCGCGCGGGACGCAACGCTGCAGTCGAATCTGGAACAGGCGACCCGCCGCTTGCTGACCTTGTTCCGGCAGGGCGGGCTCGACGCCGTGCTGAACTTCGTCAATACGGTGGTGCCGGAACCCCATCGCGATGCCGCCGGCGCGGCCTACATCAAGCTCCTGCAAACCGCGTTGCGCGCGGTGTATGACGACATCCATCCGCCGCCTGCGGAACCGTCTTCAGCCGATTCGGAAAAGGAGAGGGAGTTGTTTCTGCAAGACGCCTTCGCGGCGCTGTCGGCGCTGCCGCTGTATGGCTCGCCGTTTTACCTGTCGCTTTCCGGTTACACCGAGGTGCTGGCGAGTGGGCTGCAAATCACCCGCACGCCGGGCAAGCGCGTGGTTTATCTTGGTTTTGGTCTCCTCCTCTGCGGTGTTTTCCTGTTATTTTATGTGCCGTACCGAAGGGTGTGGGGCTGGCTCGAGGCGCAGGGGGACGAAACCCGTGTGTTGCTGGCGGGCGCAAGCCTGCGGCATGAGCCGGATTTCAGACGGGAATTTTCGCGCCTCGCCTTGAAGGTCCACCGGGATATGCAGGCGCGGTCACCGCCGGGCAGTGCAACCCTTGCCGGCGCCGGCGGTCAGAGGAACGATAAGTCTTAA
- a CDS encoding c-type cytochrome — MSVTLTGFLLLAPVLHADNGAQKAAVCAACHNADGNSTNPEWPKLAGQGARYLREQLKAFKAGVRKNPTMAPMAANLSDEDIKAVAEYFAAQRRKIGAAKPELVSAGERLYRGGNNNTGVPACMACHGPRGSGNPAAGYPALGGQHAVYTARQLDAYRTGERATDNNAIMRTIAAHLSAAEIEAVASYIEGLH; from the coding sequence ATGAGCGTCACGCTCACTGGTTTTTTGTTGCTGGCGCCCGTGCTCCACGCGGACAACGGCGCACAAAAAGCGGCCGTATGCGCCGCCTGCCACAATGCCGACGGCAACAGCACCAATCCCGAGTGGCCGAAACTGGCGGGTCAGGGTGCGCGGTATCTGCGGGAACAGTTGAAGGCGTTCAAGGCAGGGGTTCGTAAAAATCCCACCATGGCGCCGATGGCGGCCAATTTAAGCGATGAGGACATCAAGGCGGTCGCGGAATATTTTGCGGCGCAAAGGCGCAAGATCGGCGCCGCCAAGCCGGAATTGGTTAGCGCCGGCGAACGTCTGTACCGCGGTGGCAACAACAATACCGGCGTGCCGGCGTGCATGGCCTGCCATGGCCCGCGCGGTTCCGGCAATCCGGCGGCGGGCTATCCGGCGCTGGGTGGACAGCACGCCGTCTACACCGCCAGGCAACTCGACGCCTACCGCACGGGCGAGCGCGCCACGGATAACAACGCCATCATGCGTACGATCGCCGCCCATTTAAGCGCGGCGGAGATCGAGGCGGTGGCGTCATATATCGAAGGATTGCACTGA